From the genome of Psychrilyobacter atlanticus DSM 19335, one region includes:
- the kdsA gene encoding 3-deoxy-8-phosphooctulonate synthase — MLMKEVKSVRIADRFEIGGNKGKFTLLAGPCAIESEEMSIRVAGKIKEICDRLEINYVFKSSFDKANRSSIHGFRGVGIDEGLRILQKVKDTYDIPVITDVHEPWQCERVAEVVDMIQIPAFLCRQTDLLVAAAKTGLPVNVKKGQFLAPWDMKNVVNKMQEAGSENFMLCERGATFGYNNFVVDMRSFMEMREFGYPVIFDATHSVQIPGGQGTCTGGNREYVFPLMRAALAVGVDGIFAEVHEDPDCAPCDGPNMLKLEDLEEILKVALEIDGIVKR; from the coding sequence ATGTTGATGAAAGAGGTAAAATCAGTAAGAATAGCAGATAGATTTGAGATAGGTGGAAATAAAGGTAAATTTACTCTTTTAGCAGGGCCTTGTGCAATTGAATCCGAGGAGATGAGTATCAGAGTAGCTGGTAAGATCAAAGAGATTTGCGACAGGTTAGAAATAAATTATGTATTTAAATCATCTTTTGATAAAGCTAACAGATCATCGATCCACGGATTTAGAGGAGTAGGGATAGATGAGGGATTAAGAATCTTACAAAAAGTAAAGGATACCTATGATATACCTGTGATTACAGATGTACATGAGCCTTGGCAGTGTGAAAGGGTAGCAGAAGTTGTAGATATGATACAAATACCTGCATTTTTATGTAGACAGACAGACCTATTAGTAGCAGCTGCTAAAACAGGGTTACCTGTAAATGTTAAAAAAGGTCAATTTTTAGCTCCTTGGGATATGAAAAATGTGGTAAACAAGATGCAGGAAGCTGGAAGTGAAAACTTTATGTTGTGTGAAAGGGGAGCAACCTTTGGATACAACAACTTTGTGGTAGATATGAGATCATTCATGGAGATGAGAGAATTTGGATATCCTGTGATATTTGATGCTACCCATTCAGTACAAATCCCAGGAGGACAGGGAACTTGTACAGGTGGAAATCGTGAATATGTATTCCCACTTATGAGAGCTGCACTAGCTGTAGGAGTAGATGGAATATTTGCAGAGGTACATGAAGATCCAGACTGTGCTCCTTGTGATGGGCCGAATATGTTAAAATTAGAAGATTTAGAAGAAATATTAAAGGTAGCATTAGAGATAGATGGAATAGTTAAAAGATAA
- a CDS encoding FCD domain-containing protein, with translation MNSDEINYDYSILKILEKHQKPTGASLIKRELKNLKISISEATIGRILFNLDNIGLTIKDGYRGRVITDKGKLYLKNIQRKKDRRKKGELFLNVLDIQEIDKLLEALEARKVIESQMAKFAATNSNIQTEKDFKVIIESHEKVVKNLAEYEYNIPFHKYVATLAGNKILELMLQMVMDDTRFTPALKKIEKSLGTKTIEEHKIIATAIIKKDPEGAEKAMSNHIEALIEKVKKIKETKYI, from the coding sequence GTGAACAGTGATGAGATAAACTACGACTACTCTATATTGAAAATCCTTGAAAAACATCAAAAGCCTACAGGTGCTTCCCTAATAAAAAGGGAACTTAAAAATTTAAAGATAAGTATCAGCGAAGCAACTATTGGGAGAATCCTTTTCAACTTAGATAACATTGGCTTAACTATAAAAGATGGGTATAGGGGCAGAGTTATAACCGACAAGGGAAAACTTTATTTAAAAAATATCCAAAGGAAAAAAGACAGAAGAAAAAAAGGAGAATTATTTTTAAATGTTCTGGATATCCAGGAGATCGACAAACTTTTAGAAGCTTTAGAAGCTAGAAAGGTGATAGAGAGCCAGATGGCTAAATTTGCCGCCACGAATTCCAATATTCAAACGGAAAAAGATTTTAAGGTAATTATAGAAAGTCATGAAAAGGTGGTAAAGAATCTTGCTGAATATGAATATAATATCCCCTTTCATAAGTATGTAGCTACCCTTGCAGGAAATAAAATATTGGAACTCATGCTTCAAATGGTGATGGATGATACTAGGTTTACTCCAGCCTTAAAAAAAATAGAAAAAAGTTTGGGAACAAAAACTATTGAGGAACATAAAATTATAGCTACGGCTATAATAAAAAAAGACCCTGAAGGTGCTGAGAAAGCCATGTCTAATCATATAGAAGCTCTTATAGAAAAGGTCAAAAAAATTAAGGAAACAAAATATATTTAA
- a CDS encoding (2Fe-2S)-binding protein, with the protein MCNDKVFVCRCQEVTVEDVKEAIKDGATTVAGVKIRTHAGMGLCQGRSCGKIIARMLSEVESPEKITPGSSRPPARVAKISEFLEVK; encoded by the coding sequence ATGTGTAATGATAAAGTTTTTGTATGCAGATGTCAGGAAGTAACAGTAGAGGATGTAAAAGAGGCTATAAAAGACGGGGCTACAACTGTAGCGGGAGTAAAGATAAGAACCCATGCAGGAATGGGTCTCTGTCAGGGAAGAAGTTGTGGGAAGATTATCGCTAGAATGCTTTCAGAGGTGGAATCTCCTGAAAAAATAACTCCAGGTTCATCTAGACCCCCTGCAAGAGTAGCAAAAATAAGTGAATTCTTGGAGGTGAAATAG
- a CDS encoding YdcF family protein: MFLLQKFISNILISPGIFIILLIIVFIMSFRKRSAAKAKFLLLMTITVIYLLSIEPVKDMIVQPLEKNYLPIARDQLEEVDCYVVLGGGIYDNSPKSLSSSTGSPSKAALFRVIEGVRLYKESPKKIIVTGGIVYNGEKSEGSIYKELMVDLGVPASDIIIEGRSRTTEENAELTKGIMDKNGYKKGALITSATHMKRSKYIFEKYGVEVIPAPTGYLSRYKESYGMDSYFPNAGNFADIRAAVWEYIGTIFYKVKS; the protein is encoded by the coding sequence GTGTTTTTATTACAAAAATTTATATCGAATATATTGATATCTCCTGGGATATTTATAATTCTTCTGATCATTGTATTTATAATGAGTTTTCGTAAAAGATCTGCAGCGAAGGCAAAGTTTTTGTTGTTGATGACAATAACAGTTATCTATTTATTATCTATTGAACCGGTAAAAGATATGATAGTACAGCCCTTGGAAAAAAACTATCTTCCCATAGCTAGAGATCAGCTGGAGGAAGTCGATTGTTATGTGGTTTTGGGAGGAGGGATCTATGATAATTCTCCTAAAAGTTTATCTTCTTCAACTGGCAGTCCAAGTAAAGCAGCATTATTTAGGGTAATTGAGGGAGTACGTCTGTATAAAGAATCTCCTAAAAAAATAATAGTTACAGGTGGGATAGTGTATAATGGAGAAAAATCAGAGGGAAGTATATATAAGGAATTAATGGTGGATCTAGGAGTGCCTGCAAGTGATATAATAATTGAAGGTAGGAGCAGAACCACAGAAGAAAATGCAGAATTAACAAAAGGTATAATGGATAAAAATGGGTATAAAAAAGGAGCTCTTATAACTTCTGCAACACATATGAAAAGATCAAAATATATCTTTGAAAAATATGGTGTGGAGGTAATACCAGCTCCTACAGGGTATCTGTCCAGATATAAAGAGAGTTACGGGATGGATAGTTATTTTCCCAATGCCGGTAATTTTGCAGATATCAGGGCTGCTGTATGGGAATATATTGGAACAATATTTTATAAGGTAAAATCTTAA
- a CDS encoding (2Fe-2S)-binding protein, whose translation MRVVDHPILGEEERKEYVTIYYNGKPLNAMAGETIAATLMSAGIRKFRKTPKYKRDRGVYCGIGRCTDCVMVVNGKPNVRTCVTPVEEGMSVETQIGYGKGEE comes from the coding sequence ATGAGGGTAGTTGATCATCCGATACTAGGTGAGGAAGAAAGAAAAGAATATGTCACTATTTATTACAATGGAAAGCCATTAAATGCTATGGCAGGTGAGACAATAGCGGCAACTCTTATGAGTGCAGGGATAAGAAAATTTAGAAAAACTCCTAAATACAAGAGGGATAGAGGAGTCTATTGTGGAATAGGAAGGTGCACAGACTGTGTCATGGTAGTAAATGGAAAACCCAATGTCAGAACTTGTGTAACTCCTGTAGAGGAAGGAATGAGTGTAGAAACACAGATCGGATATGGAAAGGGGGAGGAGTAA
- a CDS encoding NAD(P)/FAD-dependent oxidoreductase yields the protein MKETQVVIIGGGPAGLAAGIEIAKSGGQVTVLDENKKPGGQLFKQIHKFFGSREHLAGTRGYDIGTKLLEETKELGVNVILDAPVYGIFEGRTVVYSKDGKQHQIKGDKIILATGATENTLAFPGSDLPGVMGAGAAQTMINVNRVLPGKKVLMVGSGNVGLIVSYQLMQAGADVVGLVEAAPNVSGYGVHASKISRGGVPIYTSHTVKRAMGDGEVSKVEICELDDRFQMIEGTEKILDVDTICIAVGLSPMSEIAWTIGCDFTFIPTFGGHVPKHNENMESTIPGIYVSGDISGVEEASSAMEEGRLAGIAASESLGLYSREKAKELKDQVWNRLNTLRDGEFGEKRKQSKNVQISRYMEDANE from the coding sequence ATGAAAGAAACTCAGGTTGTAATTATAGGGGGCGGACCTGCAGGTCTTGCTGCAGGAATAGAAATTGCAAAATCCGGAGGTCAAGTTACTGTTTTAGATGAAAATAAAAAACCCGGAGGGCAGCTTTTTAAGCAGATTCATAAGTTCTTTGGTTCAAGGGAACATCTGGCAGGAACCAGGGGATACGACATAGGAACTAAACTTTTGGAGGAAACGAAGGAGTTAGGAGTGAATGTTATACTGGATGCTCCTGTTTATGGGATATTTGAAGGAAGAACAGTAGTCTATTCAAAAGACGGTAAGCAGCATCAAATAAAAGGAGATAAAATTATCCTTGCAACAGGGGCTACAGAAAATACCCTTGCTTTCCCAGGATCTGATCTTCCAGGTGTCATGGGGGCAGGAGCAGCTCAAACGATGATAAATGTAAATAGAGTTTTACCAGGAAAAAAAGTTCTGATGGTTGGATCAGGGAATGTAGGATTAATTGTTTCTTACCAGTTGATGCAGGCCGGTGCTGATGTAGTCGGGTTGGTAGAAGCAGCTCCAAATGTTAGTGGATATGGTGTTCATGCATCTAAGATCAGTCGTGGAGGAGTTCCTATCTATACTTCTCATACTGTAAAAAGAGCCATGGGAGATGGTGAAGTAAGTAAGGTAGAGATATGTGAATTGGATGACAGATTTCAAATGATTGAAGGGACAGAGAAGATTTTAGATGTAGACACTATTTGTATTGCTGTAGGGCTTAGTCCTATGTCTGAAATAGCCTGGACTATTGGGTGTGATTTTACATTTATTCCGACTTTTGGAGGACATGTACCAAAACACAATGAAAATATGGAGTCTACAATTCCGGGAATATATGTGTCAGGAGATATTTCGGGAGTAGAAGAGGCCAGTTCTGCTATGGAAGAGGGGCGTCTAGCTGGTATAGCGGCTTCAGAATCTCTGGGACTTTATAGTAGAGAGAAAGCAAAAGAGTTGAAAGATCAGGTATGGAATAGATTAAATACTTTGAGAGATGGAGAATTTGGTGAAAAAAGAAAACAATCGAAAAATGTTCAGATAAGTAGATATATGGAGGATGCTAATGAATAG
- a CDS encoding 4Fe-4S binding protein produces the protein MNRGVKFTGVPSMDEIKGCPGTPSEERFEKGPVVSIECVQKIPCNPCEAACPFGAIEVGSSITNLPKLDGEKCIGCGVCIPKCPGLAIFKIHKNYSEKTSMVEFPFEYLPLPQKGDQVPCGDRFGKYIADGKVLNVKNDKKNDGTTLISVEIPKEYFMGIRTIYRG, from the coding sequence ATGAATAGAGGAGTAAAGTTTACGGGAGTTCCTTCTATGGATGAGATAAAAGGCTGTCCTGGAACCCCAAGTGAGGAAAGATTTGAAAAAGGGCCTGTTGTATCAATAGAGTGTGTTCAGAAAATACCTTGTAATCCTTGTGAGGCAGCTTGTCCATTTGGTGCAATAGAGGTGGGAAGTTCAATTACAAATCTTCCTAAATTAGATGGGGAAAAATGTATAGGGTGTGGCGTTTGTATTCCAAAATGTCCTGGACTGGCTATTTTTAAAATTCATAAAAACTACAGTGAAAAAACATCAATGGTAGAATTCCCATTTGAATATCTGCCCCTCCCCCAAAAAGGAGATCAAGTTCCTTGTGGAGACAGATTTGGAAAATATATTGCTGACGGTAAAGTATTAAATGTAAAAAATGATAAAAAAAATGATGGTACAACTCTTATCAGTGTAGAAATTCCAAAAGAATATTTTATGGGAATAAGAACCATCTATAGGGGGTAA